The following coding sequences lie in one Myxococcus xanthus genomic window:
- a CDS encoding MerR family transcriptional regulator translates to MALTVSQVARLAKISIRALHHYDELGLLCPSDRSEAGYRLYSQADLQKLQQVLFFKELGFPLEDIRRILGDPTFDLRTALRMQRQLLTERAARLDALVHAVDAALDALEKGTHVDKEAMFEAFGDFDPSKYEEEAKQRWGNTEAYKESARRTARYKKEDWKRIKEEGDALFQALADLLAAGTRAASAAAMDLAEAHRQYLGKWFYACPPAMHRGLGEMYVADTRFTENIDKVRPGLSLFLRDAFAANAERQGASDAPCG, encoded by the coding sequence ATGGCCCTGACGGTGAGCCAGGTCGCCCGGCTGGCGAAAATCAGCATCCGCGCGTTGCACCACTACGACGAGCTGGGCCTGTTGTGTCCTTCGGACCGCAGCGAAGCCGGCTACCGGCTCTATTCGCAGGCGGACCTCCAGAAGCTCCAGCAGGTGCTCTTCTTCAAGGAGCTGGGCTTCCCGCTGGAGGACATCCGCCGCATCCTGGGCGACCCCACCTTCGACCTGCGCACCGCGCTGCGGATGCAGCGGCAGCTCCTGACGGAGCGGGCCGCCCGTCTGGACGCGCTGGTGCACGCCGTGGACGCAGCGTTGGACGCGCTGGAGAAGGGGACGCACGTGGACAAGGAAGCGATGTTCGAGGCCTTTGGCGACTTCGACCCCTCGAAGTACGAGGAGGAAGCGAAGCAGCGCTGGGGGAACACGGAGGCCTACAAGGAGTCCGCGCGGAGGACGGCGCGCTACAAGAAGGAGGACTGGAAGCGCATCAAGGAGGAGGGGGATGCCCTCTTCCAGGCGTTGGCGGACCTGCTCGCGGCGGGCACCCGGGCCGCGTCGGCCGCTGCCATGGACCTGGCCGAGGCGCACCGCCAATACCTGGGCAAGTGGTTCTACGCGTGCCCTCCCGCCATGCACCGGGGCCTGGGGGAGATGTACGTGGCGGACACGCGCTTCACGGAGAACATCGACAAGGTGCGCCCTGGCCTGTCGCTGTTCCTGCGGGACGCCTTCGCGGCCAACGCGGAGCGGCAGGGGGCCTCCGATGCTCCTTGCGGCTAG
- a CDS encoding amidohydrolase family protein: MEGRLLLKNCAVFRADGRVRHGMAVVVEGNTIRRVAPDAQVPVLPGDWEVACHGRLVAPGLVDCHTHLVNGQLLPPTGHFLMLPPRERLDRLRHVARLLTNEDVEALTRYAAARALRHGVTLAVEHLSCQDVAGGLAAQARAAEAVGLRLVTSHSTHGLDGAAQAQTWLDANADFTRAYRDHPLVRGALGFHASFTCDDALLRRIAELSRVLDAPTVFHLAESEDDLSSTYSQHGKRVVPRLDALGLLGPRAIAGYARVLDSAEAELLEQSGAFVALAARGVRALERGADPMDAVLSRVHLLGLGTGGHGSLQDELLAALVGVLRISRSGRMPDVDGALAHLLVNGPAELCTRLFGLPSGNVEEGCIADLVVYDVVPTADPETGYSPYLLGQLAHSPVGWTIVNGRVCVREGQLLGLDYVALSRAATQALERVWTRARLGS, translated from the coding sequence ATGGAAGGCCGCCTGCTTCTGAAAAACTGTGCCGTGTTCAGGGCGGACGGTCGCGTCCGCCATGGCATGGCCGTGGTGGTGGAAGGCAACACCATCCGTCGCGTGGCTCCGGACGCCCAGGTGCCCGTGCTGCCCGGGGACTGGGAAGTCGCCTGTCACGGCCGGCTGGTGGCGCCGGGACTGGTGGACTGCCACACGCACCTCGTCAACGGCCAGCTGCTGCCGCCCACGGGGCACTTCCTGATGCTTCCGCCCCGCGAGCGCCTGGACCGGCTCCGGCACGTGGCGCGGCTGCTCACGAACGAGGACGTGGAGGCACTCACCCGCTACGCGGCGGCCCGGGCCCTGCGCCACGGCGTCACCCTGGCGGTGGAGCACCTGTCCTGTCAGGACGTGGCCGGAGGGCTCGCCGCCCAGGCGCGCGCCGCGGAGGCGGTAGGCTTGCGGCTGGTGACGAGCCACTCCACCCACGGGCTGGACGGCGCGGCGCAGGCGCAGACGTGGCTGGACGCCAACGCGGACTTCACCCGCGCGTATCGGGACCACCCACTGGTCCGGGGCGCGCTTGGCTTCCATGCGTCGTTCACCTGTGACGACGCGCTGCTGCGCCGCATCGCGGAGCTGAGCCGGGTGCTGGACGCGCCCACCGTCTTCCACCTCGCGGAGAGCGAGGACGACCTCTCTTCCACCTACTCGCAGCACGGCAAACGCGTGGTCCCGCGGCTGGATGCGCTGGGGCTGCTGGGGCCGCGTGCCATCGCGGGCTATGCGCGCGTGCTGGACAGCGCGGAGGCGGAGTTGCTGGAGCAGAGCGGGGCCTTCGTGGCGCTGGCGGCCCGGGGTGTGCGCGCGCTGGAGCGTGGCGCGGACCCCATGGACGCGGTGCTGTCGCGGGTCCACTTGCTGGGGCTTGGCACGGGGGGCCATGGCAGCCTCCAGGACGAACTGCTCGCCGCGCTGGTGGGCGTGCTGCGCATCTCCCGTTCCGGAAGGATGCCCGACGTGGATGGCGCGCTGGCGCACCTGCTCGTCAATGGCCCGGCGGAGCTGTGTACGCGGCTGTTTGGCCTGCCCTCCGGGAACGTGGAGGAGGGGTGCATCGCGGACCTCGTCGTCTATGACGTCGTGCCCACCGCGGACCCGGAGACGGGCTACTCGCCCTATCTGCTCGGGCAACTGGCGCATTCACCGGTGGGGTGGACCATCGTCAACGGCCGGGTCTGCGTGCGGGAGGGCCAGTTGCTGGGGCTCGACTACGTGGCGCTTTCCCGCGCGGCGACCCAGGCGCTGGAGCGTGTCTGGACGCGCGCGCGTCTGGGCAGTTGA
- a CDS encoding class I SAM-dependent rRNA methyltransferase, with product MSALPSSLVETLRASRGRRGSLLGDARTTAWRVVNAEADGVPDVTADVFGDVYVISLYRDFTPAEEETLLDAAMAAWAPRSLYLKRRPREARVLANVAKESLAPEAPARGEAVESFTALENGLAFLIRPAQGLSVGLYLDMRDTRAWLLSQARGLTVLNLFSYTCAFGVVAMAGGAKRALNLDASRRVLEWGEENARLNGQTVDRYDYVAGDVFDWLKRLAKKGESFDIVISDPPSFSTTRSGRFSAARDYARLAEAAARVVSPGGQLVACCNHAGLPARRFEAMVLEGVTQAGRQGKSLGSLGPSALDFPPPPGEEPALKVHRVQVR from the coding sequence ATGAGCGCATTGCCTTCTTCCCTGGTGGAGACGCTGCGCGCCTCGCGCGGCCGGCGCGGGTCGCTGCTTGGAGACGCGCGGACCACGGCCTGGCGCGTGGTGAATGCCGAAGCGGACGGCGTGCCGGATGTGACGGCGGACGTATTTGGCGACGTGTACGTCATCAGCCTCTATCGGGACTTCACGCCGGCCGAGGAGGAGACGCTGCTCGACGCGGCCATGGCCGCCTGGGCGCCTCGAAGCCTCTACCTCAAGCGCCGGCCGCGGGAGGCGCGTGTCCTGGCCAACGTGGCGAAGGAGTCGCTCGCGCCCGAGGCACCCGCCCGGGGCGAAGCGGTGGAGTCCTTCACCGCGCTCGAAAACGGCTTGGCGTTCCTCATCCGTCCGGCGCAAGGGCTGTCGGTGGGGTTGTACCTGGACATGCGGGACACGCGGGCGTGGCTGCTGTCGCAGGCGCGGGGCCTCACCGTGCTCAACCTCTTCTCGTACACCTGTGCCTTTGGCGTCGTGGCCATGGCGGGCGGCGCGAAGCGGGCGCTCAACCTGGATGCGAGCCGGCGCGTGCTGGAGTGGGGCGAGGAGAACGCGCGCCTCAATGGCCAGACGGTGGACCGGTATGACTATGTGGCCGGCGACGTGTTCGATTGGCTCAAGCGCCTGGCGAAGAAGGGCGAGTCCTTCGACATCGTCATCTCGGACCCGCCGTCGTTCTCGACGACGCGCAGCGGCCGGTTCTCCGCGGCGCGCGACTATGCCCGGCTGGCCGAGGCCGCCGCGCGTGTCGTGAGCCCGGGAGGCCAACTGGTGGCGTGCTGCAACCACGCGGGACTGCCTGCCCGCCGCTTCGAGGCCATGGTGCTCGAAGGGGTGACTCAGGCGGGACGCCAGGGGAAATCGCTGGGCTCGCTGGGGCCGTCCGCGTTGGATTTCCCACCGCCGCCCGGAGAGGAACCCGCGCTGAAGGTGCACCGGGTGCAGGTCCGGTAG